One genomic segment of Oncorhynchus mykiss isolate Arlee chromosome 10, USDA_OmykA_1.1, whole genome shotgun sequence includes these proteins:
- the LOC110533755 gene encoding rho-related GTP-binding protein RhoG isoform X2, which yields MQTIKCVVVGDGAVGKTCLLISYTTNAFPEEYIPTVFDNYSAQISVDGRAISLNLWDTAGQEEYDRLRTLSYPQTNVFIICFSIGSPSSHANVRHKWHPEVSHHCPGVPVLLVGTKKDLRGDVEAVKKLKEHGLAPTNQQQGNALAKQIGAVKYLECSALMQDGVREVFEEAVRAVLYPVTKKNGKKCVVL from the coding sequence ATGCAGACCATAAAGTGTGTGGTGGTGGGCGATGGTGCCGTGGGTAAGACTTGCCTTCTAATCTCCTACACAACAAACGCCTTCCCGGAGGAGTACATCCCCACCGTGTTCGACAACTACAGTGCCCAGATAAGTGTGGACGGCCGCGCCATCAGCCTCAACCTGTGGGACACGGCTGGCCAGGAGGAGTACGACCGCCTGCGCACCCTCTCCTACCCCCAGACCAATGTCTTCATCATCTGTTTCTCCATCGGCAGCCCCTCCTCTCATGCCAACGTACGACACAAGTGGCACCCAGAGGTATCCCACCACTGTCCTGGAGTTCCAGTGCTGCTGGTGGGCACCAAGAAGGATCTGCGTGGAGATGTGGAGGCGGTGAAGAAGTTGAAGGAGCACGGCCTGGCCCCCACCAACCAACAGCAGGGTAATGCCTTAGCCAAGCAGATCGGCGCCGTCAAATACCTGGAGTGCTCAGCTCTGATGCAGGACGGTGTGAGGGAGGTGTTTGAAGAGGCCGTGCGAGCTGTGCTCTACCCTGTAACCAAGAAAAATGGCAAGAAGTGTGTTGTGTTATAA
- the LOC110533755 gene encoding rho-related GTP-binding protein RhoG isoform X1 has product MQQYEASSLPGNHKKKKKKKKEEEEEDEGASQRSGTLVASVDEGSMQTIKCVVVGDGAVGKTCLLISYTTNAFPEEYIPTVFDNYSAQISVDGRAISLNLWDTAGQEEYDRLRTLSYPQTNVFIICFSIGSPSSHANVRHKWHPEVSHHCPGVPVLLVGTKKDLRGDVEAVKKLKEHGLAPTNQQQGNALAKQIGAVKYLECSALMQDGVREVFEEAVRAVLYPVTKKNGKKCVVL; this is encoded by the exons ATGCAGCAATACGAAGCGTCGAGTCTGCCGGGAAAccacaagaagaagaagaagaagaagaaggaggaggaggaggaggatgagggcgCGAGTCAAAGAAGCG GAACCCTAGTGGCCAGTGTGGATGAAGGAAGCATGCAGACCATAAAGTGTGTGGTGGTGGGCGATGGTGCCGTGGGTAAGACTTGCCTTCTAATCTCCTACACAACAAACGCCTTCCCGGAGGAGTACATCCCCACCGTGTTCGACAACTACAGTGCCCAGATAAGTGTGGACGGCCGCGCCATCAGCCTCAACCTGTGGGACACGGCTGGCCAGGAGGAGTACGACCGCCTGCGCACCCTCTCCTACCCCCAGACCAATGTCTTCATCATCTGTTTCTCCATCGGCAGCCCCTCCTCTCATGCCAACGTACGACACAAGTGGCACCCAGAGGTATCCCACCACTGTCCTGGAGTTCCAGTGCTGCTGGTGGGCACCAAGAAGGATCTGCGTGGAGATGTGGAGGCGGTGAAGAAGTTGAAGGAGCACGGCCTGGCCCCCACCAACCAACAGCAGGGTAATGCCTTAGCCAAGCAGATCGGCGCCGTCAAATACCTGGAGTGCTCAGCTCTGATGCAGGACGGTGTGAGGGAGGTGTTTGAAGAGGCCGTGCGAGCTGTGCTCTACCCTGTAACCAAGAAAAATGGCAAGAAGTGTGTTGTGTTATAA
- the LOC110533754 gene encoding FH2 domain-containing protein 1 isoform X2 — translation MDHLSELTSLSPPTSMSSPPPPNMSHTPHPTMSPPPPPAISPPPPPPPLPSGLQNSRDVLQRSKLRNLNWDLIPKEKVEGRQSVWNSPDEFHFDLSSLDELFGQQKRSRPPKKDGSLRHGLRPIGSPLRNAPEKVSLLDGKRSMNVGIFLRQFKSAVREIVEDIRQGNGQHYGSEMLSELCKMLPETEEERRLRAYRGERSHLEDPDLFMLLLVEVPSYRLRLDAMILQQEFDPALSSLCVSARCLVSAATELLSCPELHSILRLVLRAGNYMNAGGYAGNAAGFRIASLLKLADTKANKPGMNLLHYVAMEAVRKDPTLLSFPLKLSHVGLASRLSVDVVQGDLSQLCSRLTGLERRIQTEPVLQQQIKYFLQSAEGRLEEAEVEVEALLQAQQDLLDFFCEDDVTFKLEEACSIFYSFNIRFQKAVEENAKRELQEQKRAERERLERDRDGTVRRRSIATCSALEVGLRDTQQEDLESTLERSLYHTWQSRHNVRSPDSRLRAMSPTLHNLLENINDDDTTESCDTPPPTLAHSPPPPKTKHQQTVSAPPSNPTNSMSAKPAKETTPPVDSPQSPLESADLLKHVASKVVNQQCSLQEMSDPEKQHDTASAQPTTKGQSQKPGEWERLYSCMGDTVVCHTLVTGLCSYKNLSPTQPWEEPTEGSHCFLRLRDKQVRAASPQVHKAAAAQVHKAAAPQVQGDNVQNKKVRTPASGLQRTIPRSRASTPSTSPTSTLSSTASAIPTPTASAIPKMQGRSEAASTWSSRLPLRNSVRSPTPITSKDHSEVRPEGIVRGKMQSMNEQTKKKHPLRRLLEKAKPNEKEREKIKKERELESEREREREGVRKERESENEKKRVKEREKVKEKEKEKERKMAKEKVQMKTKLKGKEKELKVEPVMESALCVSKQLPLHPDFHTSLPRRALQASVTTSAKVIRCALMAAAAVNKDRSSQSAVSKTTVIKLPGPRSKLPIPLSMWK, via the exons ATGGATCACCTGTCTGAGCTGACatcactctctccccccacatccatgtcctctccacctcctccaaacATGTCTCACACACCACACCCAACCAtgtctcccccacctccccctgccatctccccaccacccccacctccTCCACTGCCCAGTGGCCTCCAGAACAGTCGGGATGTCCTGCAACGGTCCAAGTTACGCAACCTGAACTGGGACCTCATTCCGAAGGAGAAGGTAGAGGGCCGTCAGAGTGTCTGGAACAGTCCAGATGAGTTCCACTTCGACCTGAGCTCGTTGGACGAGCTGTTTGGACAACAGAAGAGGTCTCGGCCCCCCAAGAAGGATGGCAGTTTACGGCATGGTCTCAGACCTATTGGCTCCCCTCTACGCAATGCACCTGAAAAG GTATCACTTCTGGACGGGAAGCGCAGTATGAATGTGGGAATTTTCCTCCGGCAGTTCAAGAG TGCAGTCAGGGAGATAGTGGAGGACATCAGGCAGGGTAATGGGCAGCACTATGGGAGTGAGATGCTCAGTGAACTGTGCAAAATGCTGCCTGAGACTGAGGAG GAGAGGCGTCTGAGGGCATACCGGGGAGAGCGTAGCCATCTTGAAGACCCTGACCTCTTCATGCTCCTACTAGTGGAGGTGCCCAG TTATCGCTTGCGTCTGGATGCCATGATCCTGCAGCAGGAGTTTGACCCAGCCTtatcttctctgtgtgtgtcagcacGCTGCTTGGTGTCTGCAGCCACAG AGCTTTTGAGCTGCCCAGAGTTGCACTCCATCCTACGGCTGGTCCTGAGGGCAGGAAATTACATGAATGCC GGAGGTTACGCAGGCAATGCTGCTGGGTTCCGCATCGCCTCTCTGCTCAAGCTAGCTGACACCAAAGCCAACAAACCAGGCATGAACCTGCTGCATTATGTGGCCATG GAAGCCGTTAGGAAAGACCCAACCCTGCTGTCCTTTCCCCTCAAGTTGAGCCATGTGGGTCTCGCCTCCCG ACTGTCTGTGGATGTGGTGCAAGGGGATCTGTCTCAGCTGTGCAGCAGACTAACTGGACTAGAGAGGAGAATTCAGACGGAACCTGTTCTCCAACAGCAAATCAAATACTTCCTCCAG aGCGCTGAGGGGAGGCTGGAGGAggcagaggtggaggtggaggctcTACTGCAGGCCCAACAGGACCTGTTGGACTTCTTCTGTGAGGATGATGTCACGTTCAAGCTGGAGGAGGCCTGCAGCATCTTTTACTCCTTCAACATTCGCTTTCAGAAAGCTGTAGAG GAGAATGCAAAGAGGGAGCTTCAGGAACAGaagcgagcagagagagagaggctggagagggaccGGGATGGGACAGTGAGACGTCGCTCCATAGCCACCTGTTCAGCCCTGGAGGTGGGACTCAGGGACACCCAGCAAGAAGACCTGGAGAGCACTCTGGAGAGGAGCCTCTACCACACCTGGCAGAGCCGCCACAACGTGCGAAGCCCAGACAGCCGACTACGTGCCATGAGCCCAACCTTACACAACTTACTGGAGAACATCAATGATGATGATACTACAGAATCATGTGACACACCACCACCAACCCTTGCTCACTCACCTCCCCCACCCAAGACCAAGCATCAGCAGACTGTGTCTGCTCCCCCCTCTAACCCCACAAACAGTATGTCAGCCAAGCCTGCCAAGGAGACCACCCCTCCAGTGGACAGCCCACAGTCACCTCTGGAGAGTGCCGATCTGCTGAAGCATGTAGCATCCAAAGTGGTGAACCAGCAGTGCAGTCTACAAGAAATGTCTGACCCAGAGAAACAGCATGACACAGCCTCTGCCCAACCCACCACCAAGGGACAGTCACAGAAGCCTGGGGAATGGGAGCGTCTGTATTCATGCATGGGAGACACAGTAGTGTGTCACACTCTTGTGACTGGCCTATGCTCCTATAAGAACCTGAGCCCAACACAGCCCTGGGAGGAGCCCACGGAAGGATCCCACTGCTTCTTACGGTTGAGGGACAAGCAGGTCAGAGCGGCATCACCCCAGGTCCACAAAGCGGCAGCAGCCCAGGTCCACAAAGCGGCAGCACCCCAGGTCCAGGGGGACAACGTGCAGAACAAAAAGGTGCGCACACCAGCTTCTGGGCTGCAGAGAACTATACCCAGGAGTAGGGCTTCCACACCCTCCACAAGCCCCACTTCCACCCTTTCCTCTACTGCCTCTGCCATCCCCACTCCCACAGCCTCGGCCATTCCCAAAATGCAAGGCAGGTCAGAGGCAGCCTCCACATGGTCCTCACGTCTCCCTCTCAGGAACTCAGTGCGTTCCCCAACTCCAATCACCTCCAAAGATCATTCTGAGGTCAGACCGGAAGGGATTGTTAGGGGAAAAATGCAATCTATGAATGAGCAGACCAAAAAAAAGCATCCTCTTCGTCGACTACTAGAAAAAGCCAAACCaaatgagaaggagagagagaagataaagaaggaaagagagctggagagtgaaagagagagggagagggagggagtgagaaaggagagggaaagtGAGAACGAGAAgaaaagagtgaaagagagggagaaggtcaaggagaaagagaaggagaaggagaggaagatggcGAAGGAGAAGGTGCAGATGAAAACTAAGCTAAAGGGGAAAGAGAAGGAACTCAAAGTGGAGCCAGTGATGGAGTCAGCTCTGTGTGTGTCCAAGCAGCTGCCCCTGCACCCTGACTTTCATACCTCTCTGCCTCGCCGTGCCCTTCAGGCCTCGGTGACCACCAGTGCCAAGGTCATACGCTGTGCCCTCATGGCCGCTGCGGCTGTGAATAAGGACAGGAGCAGCCAGTCTGCAGTCTCAAAGACCACAGTTATAAAGCTGCCTGGCCCCAGGTCAAAGCTCCCAATTCCACTATCCATGTGGAAGTGA
- the LOC110533754 gene encoding FH2 domain-containing protein 1 isoform X1, with the protein MTSLEATLNGSPKKYLWPFNEAPLPNSCDPRIEVTYMDHLSELTSLSPPTSMSSPPPPNMSHTPHPTMSPPPPPAISPPPPPPPLPSGLQNSRDVLQRSKLRNLNWDLIPKEKVEGRQSVWNSPDEFHFDLSSLDELFGQQKRSRPPKKDGSLRHGLRPIGSPLRNAPEKVSLLDGKRSMNVGIFLRQFKSAVREIVEDIRQGNGQHYGSEMLSELCKMLPETEEERRLRAYRGERSHLEDPDLFMLLLVEVPSYRLRLDAMILQQEFDPALSSLCVSARCLVSAATELLSCPELHSILRLVLRAGNYMNAGGYAGNAAGFRIASLLKLADTKANKPGMNLLHYVAMEAVRKDPTLLSFPLKLSHVGLASRLSVDVVQGDLSQLCSRLTGLERRIQTEPVLQQQIKYFLQSAEGRLEEAEVEVEALLQAQQDLLDFFCEDDVTFKLEEACSIFYSFNIRFQKAVEENAKRELQEQKRAERERLERDRDGTVRRRSIATCSALEVGLRDTQQEDLESTLERSLYHTWQSRHNVRSPDSRLRAMSPTLHNLLENINDDDTTESCDTPPPTLAHSPPPPKTKHQQTVSAPPSNPTNSMSAKPAKETTPPVDSPQSPLESADLLKHVASKVVNQQCSLQEMSDPEKQHDTASAQPTTKGQSQKPGEWERLYSCMGDTVVCHTLVTGLCSYKNLSPTQPWEEPTEGSHCFLRLRDKQVRAASPQVHKAAAAQVHKAAAPQVQGDNVQNKKVRTPASGLQRTIPRSRASTPSTSPTSTLSSTASAIPTPTASAIPKMQGRSEAASTWSSRLPLRNSVRSPTPITSKDHSEVRPEGIVRGKMQSMNEQTKKKHPLRRLLEKAKPNEKEREKIKKERELESEREREREGVRKERESENEKKRVKEREKVKEKEKEKERKMAKEKVQMKTKLKGKEKELKVEPVMESALCVSKQLPLHPDFHTSLPRRALQASVTTSAKVIRCALMAAAAVNKDRSSQSAVSKTTVIKLPGPRSKLPIPLSMWK; encoded by the exons ATGACATCGCTGGAGGCAACATTGAACGGcagccccaaaaaat ATCTCTGGCCCTTCAATGAAGCTCCACTGCCTAACTCTTGTGACCCTAGAATAGAAGTGACCTACATGGATCACCTGTCTGAGCTGACatcactctctccccccacatccatgtcctctccacctcctccaaacATGTCTCACACACCACACCCAACCAtgtctcccccacctccccctgccatctccccaccacccccacctccTCCACTGCCCAGTGGCCTCCAGAACAGTCGGGATGTCCTGCAACGGTCCAAGTTACGCAACCTGAACTGGGACCTCATTCCGAAGGAGAAGGTAGAGGGCCGTCAGAGTGTCTGGAACAGTCCAGATGAGTTCCACTTCGACCTGAGCTCGTTGGACGAGCTGTTTGGACAACAGAAGAGGTCTCGGCCCCCCAAGAAGGATGGCAGTTTACGGCATGGTCTCAGACCTATTGGCTCCCCTCTACGCAATGCACCTGAAAAG GTATCACTTCTGGACGGGAAGCGCAGTATGAATGTGGGAATTTTCCTCCGGCAGTTCAAGAG TGCAGTCAGGGAGATAGTGGAGGACATCAGGCAGGGTAATGGGCAGCACTATGGGAGTGAGATGCTCAGTGAACTGTGCAAAATGCTGCCTGAGACTGAGGAG GAGAGGCGTCTGAGGGCATACCGGGGAGAGCGTAGCCATCTTGAAGACCCTGACCTCTTCATGCTCCTACTAGTGGAGGTGCCCAG TTATCGCTTGCGTCTGGATGCCATGATCCTGCAGCAGGAGTTTGACCCAGCCTtatcttctctgtgtgtgtcagcacGCTGCTTGGTGTCTGCAGCCACAG AGCTTTTGAGCTGCCCAGAGTTGCACTCCATCCTACGGCTGGTCCTGAGGGCAGGAAATTACATGAATGCC GGAGGTTACGCAGGCAATGCTGCTGGGTTCCGCATCGCCTCTCTGCTCAAGCTAGCTGACACCAAAGCCAACAAACCAGGCATGAACCTGCTGCATTATGTGGCCATG GAAGCCGTTAGGAAAGACCCAACCCTGCTGTCCTTTCCCCTCAAGTTGAGCCATGTGGGTCTCGCCTCCCG ACTGTCTGTGGATGTGGTGCAAGGGGATCTGTCTCAGCTGTGCAGCAGACTAACTGGACTAGAGAGGAGAATTCAGACGGAACCTGTTCTCCAACAGCAAATCAAATACTTCCTCCAG aGCGCTGAGGGGAGGCTGGAGGAggcagaggtggaggtggaggctcTACTGCAGGCCCAACAGGACCTGTTGGACTTCTTCTGTGAGGATGATGTCACGTTCAAGCTGGAGGAGGCCTGCAGCATCTTTTACTCCTTCAACATTCGCTTTCAGAAAGCTGTAGAG GAGAATGCAAAGAGGGAGCTTCAGGAACAGaagcgagcagagagagagaggctggagagggaccGGGATGGGACAGTGAGACGTCGCTCCATAGCCACCTGTTCAGCCCTGGAGGTGGGACTCAGGGACACCCAGCAAGAAGACCTGGAGAGCACTCTGGAGAGGAGCCTCTACCACACCTGGCAGAGCCGCCACAACGTGCGAAGCCCAGACAGCCGACTACGTGCCATGAGCCCAACCTTACACAACTTACTGGAGAACATCAATGATGATGATACTACAGAATCATGTGACACACCACCACCAACCCTTGCTCACTCACCTCCCCCACCCAAGACCAAGCATCAGCAGACTGTGTCTGCTCCCCCCTCTAACCCCACAAACAGTATGTCAGCCAAGCCTGCCAAGGAGACCACCCCTCCAGTGGACAGCCCACAGTCACCTCTGGAGAGTGCCGATCTGCTGAAGCATGTAGCATCCAAAGTGGTGAACCAGCAGTGCAGTCTACAAGAAATGTCTGACCCAGAGAAACAGCATGACACAGCCTCTGCCCAACCCACCACCAAGGGACAGTCACAGAAGCCTGGGGAATGGGAGCGTCTGTATTCATGCATGGGAGACACAGTAGTGTGTCACACTCTTGTGACTGGCCTATGCTCCTATAAGAACCTGAGCCCAACACAGCCCTGGGAGGAGCCCACGGAAGGATCCCACTGCTTCTTACGGTTGAGGGACAAGCAGGTCAGAGCGGCATCACCCCAGGTCCACAAAGCGGCAGCAGCCCAGGTCCACAAAGCGGCAGCACCCCAGGTCCAGGGGGACAACGTGCAGAACAAAAAGGTGCGCACACCAGCTTCTGGGCTGCAGAGAACTATACCCAGGAGTAGGGCTTCCACACCCTCCACAAGCCCCACTTCCACCCTTTCCTCTACTGCCTCTGCCATCCCCACTCCCACAGCCTCGGCCATTCCCAAAATGCAAGGCAGGTCAGAGGCAGCCTCCACATGGTCCTCACGTCTCCCTCTCAGGAACTCAGTGCGTTCCCCAACTCCAATCACCTCCAAAGATCATTCTGAGGTCAGACCGGAAGGGATTGTTAGGGGAAAAATGCAATCTATGAATGAGCAGACCAAAAAAAAGCATCCTCTTCGTCGACTACTAGAAAAAGCCAAACCaaatgagaaggagagagagaagataaagaaggaaagagagctggagagtgaaagagagagggagagggagggagtgagaaaggagagggaaagtGAGAACGAGAAgaaaagagtgaaagagagggagaaggtcaaggagaaagagaaggagaaggagaggaagatggcGAAGGAGAAGGTGCAGATGAAAACTAAGCTAAAGGGGAAAGAGAAGGAACTCAAAGTGGAGCCAGTGATGGAGTCAGCTCTGTGTGTGTCCAAGCAGCTGCCCCTGCACCCTGACTTTCATACCTCTCTGCCTCGCCGTGCCCTTCAGGCCTCGGTGACCACCAGTGCCAAGGTCATACGCTGTGCCCTCATGGCCGCTGCGGCTGTGAATAAGGACAGGAGCAGCCAGTCTGCAGTCTCAAAGACCACAGTTATAAAGCTGCCTGGCCCCAGGTCAAAGCTCCCAATTCCACTATCCATGTGGAAGTGA